One genomic window of Paenisporosarcina antarctica includes the following:
- the sucC gene encoding ADP-forming succinate--CoA ligase subunit beta: protein MNIHEYQGKQLLRQYGVSVSTGTVAFSPEEAVKAAKELGTDIVVVKAQIHAGGRGKAGGVKIAKNLDEVRAYAKELLGKVLVTHQTGPEGKEIKRLLVEEGCDIKKEYYLGLVLDSSTSRVTLMGSEEGGVDIEEVADATPEKIFKELIDPVVGLTSFQARRMAFKMNIPAKLVNKAVKFMLGLYKVFVEKDAAIVEINPLVVTGGGDVMALDAKFNFDANALYRHKDILELRDYDEEDAKEIEASKYDLSYISLDGNIGCMVNGAGLAMATMDTISYYGGSPANFLDVGGGATAEKVTEAFKIILSDKNVKGIFVNIFGGIMKCDVIAEGVITAAKEVGLQVPLVVRLEGTNVDLGKKLLNESGLNIIAAGSMADGAQKIVELVG, encoded by the coding sequence ATGAATATCCATGAATATCAAGGTAAACAACTCCTCAGACAATATGGTGTTTCTGTGTCAACTGGAACAGTTGCTTTTTCTCCTGAAGAAGCAGTAAAAGCTGCAAAAGAATTAGGCACAGACATTGTCGTGGTGAAAGCTCAAATTCACGCAGGTGGTCGTGGTAAAGCTGGCGGTGTTAAAATCGCGAAGAATTTAGATGAAGTACGAGCGTATGCGAAAGAACTTCTAGGCAAAGTCCTGGTTACACATCAGACTGGTCCAGAAGGAAAAGAAATTAAGCGTCTTCTTGTTGAAGAAGGATGCGACATTAAGAAAGAGTACTACTTAGGTTTAGTACTTGACAGTTCAACTTCTCGTGTAACTCTTATGGGTTCTGAAGAAGGTGGAGTAGATATCGAAGAAGTTGCTGATGCAACTCCTGAAAAAATCTTTAAAGAACTAATTGATCCAGTTGTTGGATTAACAAGCTTCCAAGCTCGTCGTATGGCATTCAAAATGAATATCCCTGCGAAATTAGTAAACAAAGCTGTGAAATTCATGCTTGGTTTGTACAAAGTGTTTGTCGAAAAAGATGCAGCAATCGTAGAGATTAATCCCCTAGTTGTAACTGGTGGCGGAGATGTTATGGCACTTGACGCGAAGTTTAACTTCGATGCAAATGCTTTATACCGTCATAAAGACATTTTAGAATTACGTGACTACGATGAAGAAGATGCAAAAGAAATCGAAGCGTCTAAATATGATTTAAGCTATATTTCTTTAGACGGCAACATCGGATGTATGGTTAACGGTGCTGGACTAGCTATGGCTACAATGGATACGATTAGCTACTACGGCGGATCACCCGCTAACTTCCTTGACGTTGGGGGCGGCGCTACAGCTGAAAAAGTAACGGAAGCATTCAAAATTATTCTTTCAGATAAAAATGTTAAAGGTATTTTCGTTAACATCTTTGGTGGAATTATGAAATGTGACGTTATAGCTGAAGGCGTAATCACTGCTGCTAAAGAAGTTGGATTACAAGTACCTTTAGTTGTTCGTTTAGAAGGAACAAATGTTGATCTTGGTAAGAAATTATTAAATGAATCTGGCTTAAACATTATTGCGGCTGGCTCTATGGCTGATGGCGCGCAAAAAATTGTTGAACTTGTAGGCTAA
- the hslV gene encoding ATP-dependent protease subunit HslV — MGEIHATTIFAVQHKGKSAMAGDGQVTLGNQVVMKHTAKKVRRIYNGQVLAGFAGSVADAFTLFEMFEAKLMEYDGNLQRAAVELAQQWRGDKMLRRLEAMLLVMNEESLLLVSGTGEVIEPDDGILAIGSGGNFALAAGRALKQYAGETMNAKEIAKAALTTAADICVFTNHQIIVEALNE, encoded by the coding sequence TTGGGAGAAATACATGCAACCACGATATTTGCAGTTCAGCATAAAGGGAAATCTGCGATGGCTGGAGATGGCCAAGTTACGTTAGGTAATCAAGTCGTCATGAAACATACAGCAAAAAAAGTGAGACGTATTTACAATGGTCAGGTACTTGCAGGTTTTGCAGGTTCCGTTGCTGATGCTTTTACTCTATTTGAAATGTTTGAAGCGAAATTGATGGAGTATGATGGCAACTTACAAAGAGCTGCTGTCGAACTTGCCCAACAATGGCGAGGTGACAAAATGTTACGTAGACTTGAAGCGATGTTGCTAGTCATGAATGAAGAGTCACTTTTATTAGTTTCTGGTACAGGTGAAGTGATTGAACCTGACGATGGCATTTTAGCTATTGGATCAGGTGGGAATTTTGCTTTAGCAGCTGGACGTGCGTTAAAACAATATGCTGGTGAAACAATGAATGCAAAAGAAATTGCAAAAGCCGCACTTACTACTGCTGCAGATATTTGTGTATTTACAAATCATCAAATTATTGTGGAGGCGTTAAACGAATGA
- the hslU gene encoding ATP-dependent protease ATPase subunit HslU, with protein MTKQQLTPKQITEHLDRFIVGQKEAKKSVAVALRNRYRRSLLSTEMKDEVIPKNILMIGPTGVGKTEIARRIAKLTNAPFIKVEATKFTEVGYVGRDVESMVRDLTEAAVRIVKEEMTEGVKGQAERLANDAIVRLLVPSLKKKLNNNQNPFEMLFGQKAEQDEPATDDTDIRLKRSQITEDLRDGKLEDEWVNVEVTEQSPSMFDAFQGSGMENMGQSMQDALANLMPKKKKKRRLQVKDARRILTIEEANKLIDSDEVALKSVERAEQTGIIFIDEIDKIASKGGSGSSADVSREGVQRDILPIVEGSTVQTKYGAVKTDYMLFVAAGAFHSAKPSDLIPELQGRFPVRVELEKLTKHDFVRILKEPDHSLIRQYKALLETEGVTLDFTDGAIERIAEIATEVNQETDNIGARRLHTILEKLLEELSFEASEISPAHIDITSTYVDKKLLNIVKNKDLSQFIL; from the coding sequence ATGACTAAACAACAATTGACACCAAAGCAAATAACTGAACATTTAGATCGTTTTATCGTCGGGCAAAAAGAAGCTAAAAAATCTGTCGCTGTAGCTTTACGTAATCGCTACCGTAGAAGTTTATTATCTACAGAGATGAAAGATGAAGTTATACCCAAAAACATTCTGATGATTGGTCCTACTGGTGTGGGAAAAACGGAAATTGCGAGAAGAATTGCAAAGTTAACTAACGCACCATTTATTAAAGTAGAAGCAACTAAGTTTACAGAAGTAGGTTATGTAGGTCGTGATGTGGAATCCATGGTTCGCGACTTAACAGAAGCTGCCGTGCGAATTGTTAAGGAAGAAATGACTGAAGGCGTAAAAGGTCAAGCGGAGCGTTTAGCAAATGATGCAATCGTTCGACTACTGGTTCCTTCCCTAAAAAAGAAACTTAATAATAATCAAAACCCATTTGAAATGCTATTTGGACAAAAAGCAGAACAAGATGAACCAGCGACTGATGACACAGATATTCGTTTAAAACGCTCTCAAATTACTGAAGATTTAAGAGATGGAAAGTTAGAAGACGAATGGGTGAATGTCGAAGTTACTGAACAGTCTCCATCTATGTTTGATGCATTCCAAGGTTCAGGTATGGAGAATATGGGGCAAAGTATGCAAGATGCATTAGCAAACTTAATGCCAAAGAAAAAGAAGAAACGTCGCTTACAAGTCAAAGACGCTCGTCGAATCTTAACGATAGAAGAAGCGAATAAATTGATTGATTCAGATGAAGTGGCTCTAAAATCAGTTGAACGTGCAGAACAAACAGGCATTATATTTATTGATGAAATAGATAAGATTGCAAGTAAAGGTGGAAGCGGTTCTTCTGCAGATGTCTCACGTGAAGGTGTACAACGTGATATATTACCGATTGTAGAAGGATCTACAGTGCAAACGAAATATGGTGCTGTGAAGACAGATTATATGCTTTTTGTTGCTGCAGGAGCTTTCCACTCTGCAAAACCGTCTGATTTAATTCCTGAACTACAAGGACGTTTCCCTGTTCGTGTGGAACTTGAAAAATTAACGAAACATGATTTTGTTCGTATTTTAAAAGAACCAGATCATTCTTTAATTCGTCAGTATAAAGCTTTGCTTGAAACCGAAGGAGTTACACTCGATTTTACCGATGGAGCAATTGAGCGAATTGCTGAAATTGCAACGGAAGTAAATCAAGAAACCGATAACATAGGCGCACGACGTCTGCATACGATTTTAGAGAAGTTATTAGAAGAGCTTTCTTTTGAAGCTTCTGAAATTTCACCCGCGCATATCGACATTACTTCGACATATGTTGACAAAAAACTCTTAAATATCGTAAAAAACAAAGATTTGTCACAATTTATTTTGTAA
- the dprA gene encoding DNA-processing protein DprA, with translation MDNQSFHHRLLALHYVMPIPLNRLKPLLQVDPDLEKCERMNIHQLSQLLKLTYDRAQKFKVAYVKALGTPLIQAYKTNNITPLPFNHPNYPKQLSTLYDPPTILYAKGCLDYLLMNYFVAVIGARDATDYSKDAMAYILPPLVKHDMVIVSGLAKGADAMAHQLTHELGGKTIGVLGHGHFHRYPKENLLLYNIMEKHHLTLSEYPPYVTSQKWHFPMRNRIISGLSQAVVVTEAKEKSGTVITLQHALDNGKDVYCVPGPITSMLSLGPNQSLLEGAKPVWNGFQIVEELQSRLFQK, from the coding sequence ATGGATAATCAATCATTTCACCATCGGTTACTGGCGCTTCATTACGTAATGCCAATTCCACTTAATCGCTTGAAGCCCCTACTTCAAGTTGATCCTGATTTAGAAAAATGTGAACGTATGAACATCCATCAACTATCTCAGTTACTGAAACTGACCTATGATCGTGCCCAAAAGTTTAAAGTTGCATATGTAAAAGCGCTTGGAACCCCCCTTATTCAAGCGTACAAGACGAACAACATTACACCACTCCCATTTAATCATCCCAATTACCCAAAACAATTAAGCACACTGTATGATCCGCCAACCATTCTTTATGCGAAAGGCTGTTTAGATTACTTATTAATGAATTACTTTGTTGCAGTTATCGGTGCAAGAGATGCAACAGATTACTCTAAAGATGCGATGGCATACATACTGCCACCTCTAGTTAAGCATGATATGGTTATTGTTAGTGGACTAGCAAAAGGTGCAGATGCAATGGCTCATCAGTTAACTCATGAACTCGGTGGGAAGACCATTGGTGTATTAGGACATGGTCATTTTCACCGGTATCCTAAAGAAAATCTACTACTTTACAATATTATGGAAAAGCATCATTTAACTCTATCGGAATACCCACCTTATGTTACTTCTCAAAAGTGGCATTTTCCTATGAGAAACCGCATAATAAGTGGACTCTCTCAAGCAGTCGTCGTTACGGAAGCGAAAGAAAAAAGTGGTACAGTTATTACACTTCAACATGCTTTAGATAATGGGAAAGATGTCTATTGTGTACCAGGACCCATTACATCTATGTTATCTCTAGGACCCAATCAGTCTCTTCTAGAAGGTGCTAAACCAGTTTGGAATGGCTTTCAAATTGTAGAAGAATTACAAAGTAGATTATTTCAAAAATGA
- the codY gene encoding GTP-sensing pleiotropic transcriptional regulator CodY, translating into MNLLGKTRKINSMLQASAGKQVNFKEMATTLSGVIECNVFILSRKGKLLGFEINQQIENERMIKMMEERQFPEEYTKNLFNVNETSSNLDVFNQHSVFPVENRELFEDGLTTIVPIIGGGDRLGTLILGRLKNEFHDDDLILGEYGGTVVGMEILREKSEQIEVEARTKAIVQMAINSLSYSELEAIEHIFEELDGNEGLLVASKIADRVGITRSVIVNALRKLESAGVIESRSLGMKGTYIKVLNNKFLNELAQLKLK; encoded by the coding sequence ATGAATTTATTAGGAAAAACAAGAAAGATTAATTCGATGCTTCAAGCATCAGCAGGTAAGCAAGTTAACTTTAAAGAAATGGCAACAACACTTAGCGGTGTTATCGAATGTAACGTGTTTATCCTTAGCCGTAAGGGTAAATTATTAGGATTTGAAATCAATCAACAAATTGAAAACGAACGTATGATTAAAATGATGGAAGAACGTCAATTCCCTGAAGAATATACAAAAAATCTTTTCAACGTAAATGAAACATCTTCTAACTTAGATGTTTTCAATCAGCACTCTGTATTTCCAGTAGAGAATCGCGAATTATTCGAAGACGGTTTAACAACGATTGTTCCAATTATTGGTGGTGGGGATCGTTTAGGAACATTAATTCTTGGACGTTTAAAAAATGAATTCCATGACGATGATCTAATCCTTGGTGAATATGGCGGTACTGTTGTTGGTATGGAAATTTTACGTGAGAAATCAGAACAAATTGAAGTTGAAGCTCGTACCAAAGCTATTGTTCAAATGGCTATTAACTCATTGTCTTACAGTGAACTTGAAGCAATTGAACACATTTTCGAAGAACTTGACGGTAACGAAGGCTTGCTTGTAGCTTCTAAAATTGCTGACCGCGTTGGAATTACACGTTCAGTAATCGTTAACGCTCTACGTAAATTAGAAAGTGCTGGTGTTATTGAATCTCGTTCTTTAGGAATGAAGGGAACATACATCAAAGTATTAAACAATAAATTCTTAAACGAATTAGCTCAACTTAAACTTAAATAA
- the xerC gene encoding tyrosine recombinase XerC, whose translation MSPSDALAQFKSYIQLEKNYSEHTVREYESDLLYFFGFLQSEGINNLHDVEYIHARLYVTKLYDESLSRTSISRKISAIRSFFKFCNREFGLKEEAFRSLYHPKKEERLPHFFYEEELQQIFQATEGEDHMSLRNRAILELLYATGIRVSELTSLEEFDIDKQLGILRVMGKGRKERYVPFGQFAQDALEHFMDEARPKLMKQSKHNFVFTNMRGQPLTPRGVRYILSDLVKKASLHTKIYPHMLRHTFATHLLNNGADLRTVQELLGHSHLSSTQVYTHVTKEHLRKTYMNAHPRA comes from the coding sequence ATGTCTCCGTCAGATGCATTAGCACAATTTAAAAGCTACATTCAACTTGAAAAAAATTATTCAGAACACACTGTTCGTGAATATGAATCAGATCTTCTCTACTTCTTCGGATTTTTACAGTCTGAAGGAATAAATAATCTACATGACGTCGAATACATCCACGCAAGACTATATGTCACAAAGCTGTACGATGAATCTCTTTCGCGTACGTCTATTTCAAGAAAAATTTCTGCGATTCGCTCTTTCTTTAAGTTTTGTAACCGAGAATTCGGTTTAAAAGAAGAAGCCTTTCGCTCGTTATATCATCCAAAAAAAGAGGAACGACTTCCTCATTTTTTTTATGAAGAAGAATTGCAACAAATATTTCAGGCAACCGAAGGCGAAGATCATATGTCACTTCGAAACCGAGCGATTCTGGAACTGTTGTATGCAACGGGAATTCGAGTGAGTGAACTAACGTCGTTAGAAGAATTCGATATTGATAAGCAACTTGGCATATTACGTGTGATGGGCAAAGGTCGTAAAGAGAGATATGTACCGTTTGGTCAATTTGCTCAAGATGCATTGGAACACTTTATGGACGAGGCACGTCCTAAGTTAATGAAACAATCTAAACACAACTTTGTTTTTACGAATATGCGTGGTCAACCATTGACGCCGCGCGGTGTAAGATATATACTGAGCGACTTGGTAAAGAAAGCGTCATTGCATACAAAAATCTATCCGCATATGTTGAGACATACATTTGCTACACATTTGCTAAACAATGGAGCAGACTTGCGAACAGTGCAAGAGCTGCTCGGGCACAGTCATTTATCTTCGACTCAAGTTTATACACATGTAACGAAAGAACATTTAAGAAAAACTTATATGAATGCCCATCCTAGAGCATAA
- the topA gene encoding type I DNA topoisomerase, with protein sequence MSDFLVIVESPAKAKTIERYLGKKYKVKASLGHVRDLPRSQMGVDVENDYTPKYITIRGKGPVLQELKSAAKKAKKIYLAADPDREGEAIAWHLANSLNIDIESDCRVVFNEITKEAIKESFKNPRPIDMDLVDAQQARRILDRLVGYNISPILWKKVKKGLSAGRVQSVALRLVIDRENEIKNFQPEEYWTIEGSFEKGKKSFDALYFGNGAEKIKLTNEDQVKEILTKLKGDKFEVTSVIKKERKRNPALPFTTSSLQQEAARKLNFRARKTMMLAQQLYEGLNIGKEGIVGLITYMRTDSTRISDTAKKDAQSYIEGEYGKEYVNTSTVVIKQSKKSQDAHEAIRPTSALRSPNQLKTILSKDLLRLYKLIWERFLASQMSSALLDTVTVDLTNENVVFRANGSQVKFPGFMKLYVEGNDDQTEEKDRILPEMEKGDFVKKLDIDPKQHFTQPPPRFSEARLVKILEELGIGRPSTYAPTLDTIQKRGYVTMEAKRFIPTELGGIVHQLVLEFFPKIIDIEFTAQMEKDLDSVEEGQEKWVHIIDKFYLDFEKNVTYADKEMEKVIIKDEPAGEDCEKCNSPMVFKLGRYGKFMACSNFPECRNTKAIVKNIGVKCQTCKEGEVVERKSKTKRIFYGCDRYPTCEFVSWDKPISRPCPKCSELLVEKKLKKGIQIQCTKCDYKEDTQV encoded by the coding sequence ATGTCGGATTTTTTAGTGATTGTGGAATCGCCAGCCAAAGCGAAAACGATAGAACGTTACCTTGGCAAAAAATATAAAGTGAAAGCATCACTTGGCCATGTTCGTGATTTACCACGTAGTCAAATGGGTGTAGATGTTGAAAATGATTATACACCGAAGTACATCACGATTCGTGGTAAAGGCCCAGTTTTACAGGAATTAAAATCAGCAGCTAAAAAAGCGAAGAAAATATATCTCGCAGCCGATCCAGATCGCGAAGGTGAAGCAATTGCTTGGCATCTCGCGAACTCATTGAATATTGATATCGAATCAGATTGTCGTGTAGTTTTTAATGAAATAACTAAAGAAGCGATTAAAGAATCGTTTAAAAATCCTCGTCCTATAGATATGGACCTAGTTGATGCTCAACAAGCTCGACGAATTTTGGACAGACTTGTTGGATACAATATTAGCCCGATTTTATGGAAAAAAGTCAAAAAGGGTCTTTCAGCTGGTCGAGTTCAATCAGTTGCCTTGCGATTAGTTATTGATCGTGAAAATGAAATAAAAAATTTCCAGCCAGAAGAATATTGGACAATAGAAGGAAGTTTCGAAAAAGGAAAAAAATCCTTTGACGCTCTATATTTCGGTAATGGTGCTGAAAAAATAAAGCTTACAAATGAAGACCAAGTAAAAGAAATCTTAACAAAACTAAAAGGAGACAAGTTTGAAGTTACAAGTGTTATTAAAAAAGAACGTAAACGTAATCCAGCACTGCCCTTTACAACTTCTTCTCTTCAACAAGAAGCAGCAAGGAAGTTAAACTTCCGCGCAAGAAAAACAATGATGCTCGCTCAGCAACTCTACGAAGGATTAAATATAGGAAAAGAAGGAATCGTTGGTTTAATTACGTATATGCGTACGGATTCTACTCGTATATCTGATACTGCGAAAAAAGATGCTCAGTCATATATAGAAGGTGAATACGGGAAAGAATACGTAAACACTTCCACAGTAGTAATTAAGCAGTCTAAGAAATCTCAGGATGCACATGAAGCGATACGTCCTACTAGTGCATTACGATCACCTAATCAACTTAAAACTATTCTTTCAAAAGACTTATTACGTTTATATAAGCTGATTTGGGAACGTTTCCTAGCAAGTCAAATGTCTTCTGCTTTACTTGACACAGTCACAGTTGATTTAACAAATGAAAATGTAGTTTTCCGTGCAAATGGTTCTCAAGTAAAATTCCCTGGTTTCATGAAATTATATGTTGAAGGTAACGATGATCAAACCGAAGAGAAAGATCGAATTTTACCTGAAATGGAAAAAGGCGATTTCGTCAAGAAGCTTGATATCGATCCAAAACAACACTTTACCCAACCACCTCCACGTTTTTCCGAGGCCAGACTCGTTAAAATATTGGAAGAGTTAGGTATAGGTCGACCGTCAACTTATGCGCCAACACTTGATACAATTCAAAAACGCGGTTATGTAACAATGGAAGCGAAACGTTTTATTCCAACAGAACTTGGTGGAATTGTACATCAGCTTGTTTTAGAATTTTTCCCTAAAATTATAGACATTGAGTTTACTGCCCAGATGGAAAAAGACCTAGATAGTGTTGAAGAAGGACAAGAAAAATGGGTTCATATTATCGATAAATTCTATTTGGACTTTGAAAAAAATGTGACATATGCAGACAAAGAAATGGAAAAAGTCATTATTAAAGATGAACCAGCTGGAGAAGATTGCGAAAAATGTAATTCTCCAATGGTCTTTAAATTAGGACGCTATGGAAAATTCATGGCATGTAGCAACTTCCCAGAATGTCGGAACACAAAAGCAATTGTGAAAAATATCGGCGTGAAGTGTCAAACATGTAAAGAAGGCGAAGTTGTAGAACGGAAGAGTAAAACAAAACGTATTTTTTATGGTTGTGACCGCTACCCTACGTGTGAATTCGTGTCATGGGACAAACCAATTAGTCGACCTTGTCCAAAGTGTAGCGAATTATTAGTAGAAAAGAAATTGAAAAAAGGCATTCAGATTCAATGTACAAAATGTGATTATAAAGAAGATACACAAGTTTGA
- the sucD gene encoding succinate--CoA ligase subunit alpha — MSVYINKDTKVLVQGITGSTALFHTKQMLEYGTKIVAGVTPGKGGTEVEGVPVFNTVEEAVKATGANVSVIYVPAPFAADAILEAVDADLDMAICITEHIPVLDMVNVKRYMEGKKTRLVGPNCPGVITPDECKIGIMPGYIHKKGHVGVVSRSGTLTYEAVHQLSEEGIGQSTAVGIGGDPVNGTNFIDVLMAFNADPDTYAVVMIGEIGGTAEEEAAEWIQANMTKPVVGFIGGQTAPEGKRMGHAGAIISGGKGTAADKIKAMNAAGMQVAATPSVIGETLIKVIKEKGLYDACKTH, encoded by the coding sequence ATGAGCGTGTATATTAATAAAGATACAAAAGTACTTGTACAAGGTATCACGGGATCAACTGCTCTTTTCCATACAAAGCAAATGCTAGAGTATGGCACGAAAATCGTGGCTGGTGTTACACCAGGTAAAGGCGGTACTGAAGTTGAGGGTGTACCCGTTTTTAATACAGTAGAAGAAGCTGTGAAAGCAACTGGCGCTAACGTGTCCGTTATTTATGTTCCAGCACCATTCGCTGCAGATGCTATTCTTGAAGCAGTAGATGCTGATTTAGATATGGCAATTTGTATCACTGAACATATTCCTGTTCTTGATATGGTAAATGTAAAACGCTATATGGAGGGCAAGAAAACGCGTTTAGTCGGACCAAACTGCCCAGGTGTTATTACACCTGACGAATGTAAAATTGGTATCATGCCAGGATACATTCACAAAAAAGGTCATGTAGGCGTTGTTTCACGTTCTGGAACACTTACTTATGAAGCAGTACACCAACTTTCTGAAGAAGGTATTGGACAAAGTACAGCTGTAGGTATCGGTGGAGACCCAGTTAACGGAACGAATTTCATAGATGTATTAATGGCTTTCAATGCCGATCCAGACACATATGCTGTAGTTATGATTGGTGAAATCGGCGGAACTGCTGAAGAAGAAGCTGCAGAGTGGATTCAAGCTAACATGACGAAGCCAGTAGTAGGATTTATTGGTGGACAAACTGCTCCAGAAGGTAAGCGTATGGGCCATGCCGGTGCGATTATTTCTGGCGGTAAAGGTACAGCAGCTGACAAAATCAAAGCAATGAACGCTGCAGGAATGCAAGTTGCAGCTACTCCATCTGTTATTGGTGAAACATTAATCAAAGTGATTAAAGAAAAAGGCTTGTACGATGCGTGTAAAACACATTAA
- the trmFO gene encoding FADH(2)-oxidizing methylenetetrahydrofolate--tRNA-(uracil(54)-C(5))-methyltransferase TrmFO, producing MTVVNVIGAGLAGSEAAWQIAKKGVRVRLFEMRPIKQTPAHHTDKFAELVCSNSLRANTLTNAVGVIKEEMRMLDSVIMKAADQCAVPAGGALAVDRHEFAGYVTERVKNHPLVEVFNEEVTEIPEGITIIATGPLTTPALAEKIQQLTGQEYLYFYDAAAPIVEKDSIDMDKVYVKSRYDKGEAAYINCPMTEPQFDRFYDALISAEVVPLKEFEKEIYFEGCMPFEVMAERGKKTLLFGPMKPVGLEDPKTGKIPYAVVQLRQDDAAGTLYNIVGFQTHLKWGPQKEVVQLIPGLENVEIVRYGVMHRNTFINSPRVLKPTYQLKNNDQVFFAGQMTGVEGYVESAGSGLLAGINAAKLALGEELLVFPEETALGSMARYITEADPRNFQPMNVNFGLFPNLPHRYKTKEKRGQKQSDRALATIRNFMNSHSI from the coding sequence TTGACAGTTGTCAATGTAATTGGAGCAGGCCTTGCTGGAAGTGAAGCCGCGTGGCAAATCGCAAAAAAAGGTGTTCGAGTTCGATTATTCGAAATGAGACCAATCAAACAAACGCCAGCTCACCACACGGACAAGTTCGCTGAGCTTGTTTGCTCAAATTCTTTACGTGCGAACACATTAACCAATGCAGTCGGCGTAATTAAAGAAGAAATGAGAATGTTAGATTCAGTAATTATGAAAGCCGCGGATCAATGTGCTGTTCCAGCAGGAGGAGCTCTCGCTGTTGACCGTCATGAGTTTGCGGGCTATGTAACTGAACGTGTAAAAAATCATCCGCTGGTTGAAGTGTTTAATGAAGAAGTTACTGAAATTCCTGAAGGCATCACAATAATTGCCACGGGACCATTAACTACTCCAGCTTTAGCAGAGAAAATTCAACAACTCACAGGTCAAGAATATTTATACTTTTATGATGCAGCAGCTCCAATTGTTGAAAAAGACAGCATCGATATGGACAAAGTGTATGTGAAATCTCGCTATGATAAAGGAGAAGCAGCTTACATTAATTGTCCGATGACAGAACCGCAATTTGACCGTTTCTATGATGCTCTTATTTCTGCCGAAGTCGTGCCATTAAAAGAGTTTGAAAAAGAAATTTATTTCGAAGGGTGTATGCCATTTGAAGTTATGGCTGAACGCGGGAAAAAGACGTTATTATTTGGCCCAATGAAGCCAGTAGGTCTTGAAGATCCAAAGACTGGGAAAATCCCATATGCCGTAGTACAGCTTCGTCAAGATGATGCAGCGGGTACGTTGTATAACATTGTTGGTTTTCAGACACATTTAAAATGGGGTCCTCAAAAGGAAGTTGTGCAGCTAATTCCTGGTCTAGAAAATGTAGAAATTGTTCGATACGGTGTAATGCATCGCAACACATTTATTAATTCACCAAGAGTATTAAAACCAACATATCAATTGAAAAATAATGATCAAGTGTTCTTTGCGGGACAAATGACAGGTGTAGAAGGATATGTTGAATCAGCTGGAAGTGGCTTGTTAGCAGGCATTAACGCTGCAAAATTAGCACTTGGGGAAGAGCTATTAGTGTTCCCAGAAGAAACAGCACTAGGCAGTATGGCTAGATACATTACTGAAGCAGATCCAAGGAACTTTCAACCAATGAACGTCAACTTTGGCTTGTTTCCTAATTTACCACATCGCTATAAAACGAAAGAAAAGCGAGGGCAAAAACAAAGTGATCGAGCACTCGCGACAATTCGGAATTTTATGAATTCACATTCGATATAA